The nucleotide window tttttgatgaattcacgctaagttttgatggaatttccggtgatcacggatattgattggtccacatgttgatcgtcatttatgtcctgaCAACCactttaaaaatgttgaaaccactcgtgtatTCTGCTACGGGGTAGACAaccatcgccataaacttgtttcatcaattgaaacgtttcggtaaaagttttaccaattttatttattttaaagctctttgttcgaagctcattttcgcaccgctagcacaaacatactgacacttaaaacgcaataacttcacttctaatcGATGAAAAGTCATgcaattctcactggacaatcgataaagatagcagattttaATGCACCTGCCACCAAGGGGCGCTAAATTCAGaaaatcctgtttactttggaacgctccttgtataCAACAAGCAAGAAATGGAGTGTAAAggtacttttaaaaatttatggtaTTACGGCGACCTTGGCTTGCATACAGTGCGGTCATAATCCGTTGCACATAATCAGCCTTATTATAAGCTTCGTGTGAACGCCATTCCCGATGGAAAACTTCATATATTAGGTTTTTCTTATCGACAACTTCATATGGGAACAATTGccactttcaaatattttttctaatcgaaattttaatttattcatacgaaatacaaaatacaatcTAGTCACGAAATAGTTAGCGGGGAacaaccaacaaaaaaatgtaagcacACTTTATTAACAATTTACTTTAAGAACTAATGTGGCTACAAAGGGTTATTAAAACAACTACGTTGAATTTTAGGTCAACACTAAGGTGAAAAATCTTGATAAATCAGATTCAGACTGACAAAAAGGTAACTAACTAAATTAAAACTAAGGATGCCGTCATgggtagaagttcacgcaagtgagaaaagttctctggtCGCCATTCACCCATTCACTTgcgagtggccagaaacgattcttttacataaggctcaagcagctcacgacttccggtctttgactaagtatcctctgggtgaCATAGAACACCCGTTTGAAGCTGAACTAAAGTGAGAAAACGAACCGTCCCTTCTCAGGGTTTTgggcccgccacgtaaaaaagcccccaatgaaaagtaaaaagcAGCCTCGGAAGAGGAACcttccttttgatgacgaccacagcaaacggaataaaaattatgatttcaGGGCATGCCCTGGATTGTCCGGTATTTTAATACAGAAGGTgctgctgcccagctggttgatgtcctcgttacagtaaaggctgacatcaccgccgtccaagaaatgcgatggacgagacaaggactgaggcgattaggttcttgtggcattgactgcagtggccatataaaggagcgcaagttcggTGTgaaattcgtggtgggagagagactccgtcgtcgTGTTCTGCCATTCACCCCGGTAGATGAACGTCTAACCGCAATCCACATTAAAGCGACGTTCTtaaacatatcgctgatttgtgccTACGCCCCAACGAAGACggaagattcgcacccgcctccgTGCAACATAAAATGCACGTCAACAAATACAAGGAAGGTTTGacatcgagaagctgcaatcacaacagacagccgaaggattttctactcggcttgcactcctgctctctgagagcactcgtcaacaactcggtaacggtgggacagcatttcaagctgcaaccgaaaccattggttttaggaaaatacaaaagaacagctggtgcgATGAGGAGTGCAGTGTCGTAGCGGAGAAAAAGTAGACTGCTGGGGTGGGATAGATACTGAGAGTTGAAGATGGAAgcgaaatttagagaccgaaatgcgtgagtacgaaaagCTTGACAGCTGGCCGAGAGGGGTAATGCTCGTCacttctacgaaaagatgcggcgactaacagaaggtttcaagactggagcgTACTCTTGTAAAACCTCAAGAGGTGATCAGTGACTGATGCATAGGACATGGTCGGACGatagcatgcccaacgattggaatttaagtgtgctctgcccaatccacaaaaaggcgCTACACGGtaattaccgtgggataagccttctcaacattGCGTAAGAGGTTCTATCGCGCgtattatatgaaatattaaagcccaccgtcaacaaactgattggaccttatcagtgtgactttagacctggcaaatcaccATGggccaaattttgaaaaagacccgtgaaagggcaatcgacacacaccacctcttgtcgttttcaaagctgctttcgacagcacgaaaaggagctgcctttatgctgcgatgtctgaatttggtatccccgcaaaactaatacggctgcgtaaactgacgttgagcaagaCCGAAAGCTCCATTAAGATAGGGAAGAACCTcaccgagccgtttgataccaaacgaggtttcagacaaggtgaatACTCTCTTTCGTGTGATttcttcaacctacttctggagaaaataattcgagctgcagaactaaactgtgaaggtacaatcttctataatagtgtacagctgctggcgtatgctgatgatattaataacattggcctcaacacccgctcATTAATTCAGCATTTGGATAAGATAGCggagcaaatgggtctggtggtgagcgacagcaagacgaaatatctcctgtcatcacacAAACAGCCGTCGAACTCGCGATGAGGCacctacgtcactgttgacagtcacaacttcGAAGTCCTAGATAATtcttctatcttggaaccagcattaaaaacaacaataacgtcAGGGTCGGAATCCAACATGGAATAACTCTCACCAACAGGTGCAACTTAGGACTGAGtttctctcgacgaataaagaccaaattctataagtcactcattattccagtcctgctatatggtgcagaggcatggacggtgATAACATCTGAGGAgtcaacgttgcgagttttcgagaggcGTAATCCAAATTCACCCATTTTCACAAGGTGGATAGAGATGATAAAAAGATTTGCGTTGTGCGAATTTGGCTATAGTAGCTAGAATGATTTAGAAGATATCTACATTAAATCTATTATGGGGTGGAACCACGCCTACTTCGTAAGAATTTCCAATCttgttattatacatatatcttatttTCCGGCTTAGTTATGGCAATTTATCAGATTTCGATTTATGGCGttttgtggacgtggcagtgGCCAACCACGTTCGTACGTTTTTAGGCGATACAAACAACCACGAACaaagctattatactctgtagcaatatgTTGAAAGGATATTAAAAGATATTTGTAAGCTAAAAAATTCGCAATTGCCTTTATAAATTTAGATCGCCGAAATAGCAAAATCGAGATTCGAAAATGAGTATGAGTTGTATCtactttaataataattattaaaagtgtAAACTATTTATATCTAATACTATATTTAACAAACTGTagtaaattattaaatagtCTTTTATATTAGGTTTACCTTTTACGCACTTGGCAAGTCCAATGCCAGAATTTTACCGCAGGAAAAAGCCAATGCCTCGTGGTGTAGCCAACCGCCGGGCAGCAATACAATGGTTACGACAGCGAAATATCACAAACGGAATTCTCTACTTTGGTGATGATGACAATACATATGATTTAAAGTTATTCTCTGAAATAAGAGATACACAACGGGTTTCTATGTTTCCTGTGGGACTAATTGAAGAGTATTCCGTAAGTGGACCAGTTGTACGAAAGGTGAGGTTTGAATAGAtttgttcttattgtttttaactattaataacTATATTCGATAGGGGAAAGTGGTTGGATTTCTAGATTCATGGGTAGCAGAAAGGCGTTGGCCAGTGGATATGGCCGGATTTGCAACGAATTTGGCATATATGGCTGAGTATCCAAATGCTAGCATGCCTTATAAACCGGGCTATGAAGAGGACCTTTTTCTACGTAGTATCcggttaaatttaaatataattgaaccTAAAGCAAATAACTGTACAGAAATATTGGTTTGGCATACACAAACGAAGAATCGTGAGCGAACTACTCTACGTATTAGCAACAAATATCTCGACGATCGGTCAAATCTTGGTACACTCATAAAATCATTGGATGTAATGGGGATTGCGAACTCTTCGGATAACGAAGGCATGTATACAAAGACTTGTCTAATAAtgttgtatttaaaaatctttttcttGCAGGACGAAGGGCTGTTATTAGTAAAAATGGAAAAGCTAAACCATTAAGCTACTTTTtaagttgaaatttaaaaaatgtgtattatataagtatatagtacGTTTTGCAATCTGTTCTggtataaaaacaagaaaagtctCTGGGCAACAATCTTGCTATAGTTTTTTGTGATTTGTTACGTGGGGCATCATTTTGATG belongs to Bactrocera dorsalis isolate Fly_Bdor chromosome 1, ASM2337382v1, whole genome shotgun sequence and includes:
- the LOC105228375 gene encoding galactosylgalactosylxylosylprotein 3-beta-glucuronosyltransferase S isoform X3, producing the protein MVKKQYNSKDETVHARLNESYLVCNEVPADHRVFVHDRALRDYQALPMIYFVTPTYPRREQIPELIRLAYTLLHVPRIHWILANDLKACNAYIDGLLKRFDLETKVRFAHHSFILGLPFTHLASPMPEFYRRKKPMPRGVANRRAAIQWLRQRNITNGILYFGDDDNTYDLKLFSEIRDTQRVSMFPVGLIEEYSVSGPVVRKGKVVGFLDSWVAERRWPVDMAGFATNLAYMAEYPNASMPYKPGYEEDLFLRSIRLNLNIIEPKANNCTEILVWHTQTKNRERTTLRISNKYLDDRSNLGTLIKSLDVMGIANSSDNEGRRAVISKNGKAKPLSYFLS
- the LOC105228375 gene encoding galactosylgalactosylxylosylprotein 3-beta-glucuronosyltransferase S isoform X1, coding for MTNQLTRHKQEIRKQNVFYPNRISADLILGSANFPSNHAWSKSSIIPKVGVLFVVICFLLYVLWGTLDVTIADCTECNFSDETVHARLNESYLVCNEVPADHRVFVHDRALRDYQALPMIYFVTPTYPRREQIPELIRLAYTLLHVPRIHWILANDLKACNAYIDGLLKRFDLETKVRFAHHSFILGLPFTHLASPMPEFYRRKKPMPRGVANRRAAIQWLRQRNITNGILYFGDDDNTYDLKLFSEIRDTQRVSMFPVGLIEEYSVSGPVVRKGKVVGFLDSWVAERRWPVDMAGFATNLAYMAEYPNASMPYKPGYEEDLFLRSIRLNLNIIEPKANNCTEILVWHTQTKNRERTTLRISNKYLDDRSNLGTLIKSLDVMGIANSSDNEGRRAVISKNGKAKPLSYFLS
- the LOC105228375 gene encoding galactosylgalactosylxylosylprotein 3-beta-glucuronosyltransferase S isoform X2 — encoded protein: MTNQLTRHKQEIRKQNVFYPNRISADLILGSANFPSNHAWSKSSIIPKVGVLFVVICFLLYVLWGTLDVTIADCTECNFSDETVHARLNESYLVCNEVPADHRVFVHDRALRDYQALPMIYFVTPTYPRREQIPELIRLAYTLLHVPRIHWILANDLKACNAYIDGLLKRFGLPFTHLASPMPEFYRRKKPMPRGVANRRAAIQWLRQRNITNGILYFGDDDNTYDLKLFSEIRDTQRVSMFPVGLIEEYSVSGPVVRKGKVVGFLDSWVAERRWPVDMAGFATNLAYMAEYPNASMPYKPGYEEDLFLRSIRLNLNIIEPKANNCTEILVWHTQTKNRERTTLRISNKYLDDRSNLGTLIKSLDVMGIANSSDNEGRRAVISKNGKAKPLSYFLS